TCACGTCCAGCTCAGCCCACCCCGGTAGCTCGCTGGACTTCTCCCTCCAGGCTTTCAACATGCCAGTAATTGCTCGATGTTCACCTCTCCCCCAGATGACCGAGTCCCCTGGATACCGACACCGGTGTCGCTCTAGAAGCCTAGTGACAGCTAGGGTGGCCTCTCAAAACATGCACAGAGTGACCACATAATAACCTGGTACTTCTGCCAGGTAGCCGACAACCGGGGTCAACCAGGAGCCCGGACGGGAGTCTTCCTGTGTTCTGCGGCTCGCTCTAGGCCCCGCAGGGCGACAGAGCCGGGAGGAAAACCTGGTCCGATCCGCTCGGGACAAACTTGGACCAGCTCCCCGTGTCTGGAGACCTGCTCAGCGGACGTTAGACAGAAAGTACCAAAACGCACCGCAGACGTAGCTGTGACCATCACCAGACCGGAAGGGCTCTGGGGTGCCTCTGCCTGGGGCCGCGGGACGCAAACAGGCCACCTTCTGTGATGCCCGCATGGGTGGCAGCGAGGCCCGGAACCTGAGGCGCTCAGCCCCTAAGCCAGCGTGCTCCTGAGTGTTTGTTTTCCGTTCCTGAGGAGTAAAAAGACTTAgtaagagagccctggctggtgtagctcagtggatggaacgtgggctgtgaaccaaaggatcgcaggttcgattcccagccagggcacacgccaaggttgcaggccacagcccccagcaaccgcacattcatgtttctctctctctttctccccccttccctttctaaaaacaaacaaataaataaatccttagaaaaaaagacttgccaaaatttaaaaaaaaaattttttaaaaaaaagagtaagagagagggATTCTAATGATGCAGCACGCACACAATTCAAACACACATTAATTATTCCTGTTCCTGGATATGTTTCCTCCCTGGTGAATGCCCGCTTCTCCTTGCCTCTCCCACTGCTCGCTGCCACCCCCGCCTTCTCTCTCCAGGCCCTTCCAGTGCCCGTCTGGTGCTGGATCCGCCCACACACCGGGGGCTGGCAAACCTCTGACTACGGGCCAACTCTGGCCTGCAACCTGTTTCTGTAAGAACACAGCCATGACCCTTTGTTAACGCACTATCGTCTACGGCTGCTTTCTCAACACAGCAGCGCTGGGCCTAACTGGCTCTCCGCCTCTTTGTGGACAAGTTCACAAACGCCCACCTGACACCATCGAGATGTTCTTCTAAACGCGTAGTTCCCTTCCTAAGAAACATTCTTACCTGTGACATATTATTCACAGCACCACTCTTAGAACTATAGTATATTACCTTGAAGAATTgtctttaaaagtttaaattagctcctggatggtgtggctcagtgtactgaacaccagcctgagaaccagagtcgtcagttcgattcccagtcggggcacaagcctgagttgtGGGCAGGGTGCCCTgcggggggtgtgcaagaggcaatcacacactgacaTTTCCCTCTCgctcttcccctttctaaaaataaataaaatatttaaaaacaaatttaaattaagttCATAGGACATAGCCTTGTAACCGTAGAAGAAATGGTACGAGTGGTGCGTTGGGAAGATTAAGGAAGGTCCGAAAGGAGAGACACCTCTGGGGAGAGTTTCGGCcgtggagggaaggaaaggccGGGCGCTGGCCGGAGAGGAGTGTAACTCTTACTCGCGGACGTGTCCCGGCGATCACAGTGCGCGAAGCACTGAGCGCCCAGCAGGCACAAGAAAGAGTCGCCCAACCCCCCAACGCTGGGGAGGTCAGAGGACTTTCGAAGGCCATCAGAGTAGCGAACCGATACGTGGGAGGAGTCTAGCCTCGGCAGttagcaaagaaacagaaacaacgGTGACACGCCACTTTCATCGGATCAGGAGCGTGATTTTCGGTCTGACAGTCCCCACACGGGCTGGAGCTCCAGGTCACTCGTCCCGACAGCAGGCGGTGCTGCCTGGCTCTGCGCCGCTGTCTCCATGTAGCAGCACCTCAAACGGGCCCACCTCaggggccccaccccctcccacctatgGGAGAAAAGTGCAAGGACACCAAAAAATCACattgaaaaaaagtttatttaaaaaagtccTAGCAGCCAGAAcagtaacaaaacaaaaggagagacGGACAAacaaaacaagggggggggggctgtgtccTGGGGGCGCGTGCCCACGCTTCTTCAGTCGAGCTCCTTGTACCGCGCGAACATGACCCGGCGCACGGCGTCCCGGTAGGTCTCGTTGGACTGTCTCTTGCCGGGTCTCCCGGGAGCCCCTGCGCTGGGCCCCCGCGGCCGGCCTTCGGTCTGTGTGAGAGAGGCACACAGTGAGGGGGGCTCTGGGAGTCGGCCGCGGGCCGGTCTCTGACCACGCGCATTTGTGAGTGGGAGCGGAGCAGGACGGAGGGAGGGTTTCAGGTGTGTCACACACACAGGCCCCGAGATGAGGGAGGAGGTGGTGTGTAGCAGCGAGTGCAGGACCCGGACCCCCACATGGAGCCGGGAGAAGCCGCCCTGCTGGCGGCACATTCAGAGGGGGCGGAGGGAGCGCACAACGGGCCGTGTTTCCTCTTAGCCCCTTCCTCCTCGTCCCCTGAAATCTCAGGGGTGAAGCCCCTCCTGGGAACCGGGATGAACTCCATGCGCCCCAAACTTCAGGCACCGGACACCTCCGATAACGACCCCTCCCAGACAGAGGCGCCTTTGTACCTCTGATGGCTAGCTCCCCGGTCTTTCCATGCAAGGGCCCTTCGGTCTCACACTGCCTGCTTCCCACGGTGCCGCACCTCTTACTCGGTGCAAGAATAAGAGGAGCTCCCTCCCAACTGCTCCCCCCTTTCCACTGCCGGGCGAACACGCAGGGCTGTACCCCGGGGACCAAGACCTGGGGGCTCCCCGGCTCCCGCACCCGTCGCCGGCAGTGGAAAGGCCCAGCCCGGAGGCAGAGACACTGCTCTGGGCCACAGGGGGAGGGAAAGGTGAGTGTGTGTCTGGTCACGGCAGCCCGACAGGACGGAAGCCACCTCACCTCTTCGGCGGAAGCCAGCCCGGGGTGGCCGGACCCGAGGCCTGCCCCCTTCCTCCAAGCGGCGGCCTGCTGGGCACAGCCGCCTTTGCCGCCGTCGTCCGGGCCCTCTCTGCCCGCAGGCCTGCGGTCGCTGCAAGGGAAGCAGACAGACTCAGCGCCGCGCTCAGAGCGCCCTGCTCACGGGCCCACCGAAAACTGCCCTCTTGATCCAGCCCTGCCTCCGCTTACGGGTGCTGGACGGAATCTCTGAGTGTCTGCCACCCACACGACACTCAGCCCTGACCCGGGGCACCGAGGCGACCAAGACCGGACCCTGTTCACGGGGAAGGGCGGGAGAGGGACACTACGCCAGCAGATGCCGAAGGCACGCCGAGGAGCTCGACCACCGGCGTGGCGGCCCGCTGCTGACACAGCGCAGGGGACACAAACCACAGAGGGGTGTCCGACCCGCCGCGGGACGGCGATGGATGCGGCCGGACACAAAGCCGTAAGTGTACTTAAAACgttatgagatttttctgtgattacgtgtcacaatgtatttaatgtgtggctcaagacaactcttcttccagtgtggcccagagacgccaaaaggtgggacacccctgcAAAGGGCATCGCTGAAAATGACAGAAATCCCAACAGGAGGGTGCGTCCGGACTGGGCCTGACCCTGACCCCTGAGGAGTCTGCGAGCCGGGGacaaaagggagggagggaggaaagcagggTAAGGCAGGAAGCTGTGGAAAGCATGCGACCTCTccaggaggggagaggcagggtctGACGAAAGGCTGCTTGGGCCAGACTGAAAACGCTTGAACATCACACTAAGTCCTGACAATGGACTTCATCCTTCAGGCAAAGAAACTCCCTGAACCCTGGGCCTCCCTCTAGGCAAGGTCTCCCTCCACACAAAGACGAATTTTAGGAGCAGATTTCTACGCACAAAGGTCATTTTGGTGGCGGGGTAGAGAAGCAAAGGTTGAGACTAAGGAGTCTGGTATGGAGGGGAGCAAGAACGGGGGCCCAGGCTGAACTCGGGAGCTGGCCGCCAACGCCACGGGGGCCGGGGGTAAGACCGAGCCAGAGCGGGCAGACCGCGCCGCAGCGACGCTCTGACGCCGACACGGGAACACGGCGGGGCTAGCACAGCTGGGCCGGGTCTAACGTGGAATGGAATACGACACTGAGCAATTGTTAGTGCAAGGGGCCCGAGGGCGCCTGAGAGGACACGCCCAGGAAGTAAATGGAAATCGTGAGTCTGAGCtcagaaaacagaaatgatttGGAAAGGAGCACAGGACTGATTAGTCTGCTGGGGTGGCTGAGGCCGTGGGTCCGTTGGACAGCGCAGGTCAAGGGGTAAGGCACGGAGGgcagagtgctggcaagtgtctGGAACCACCCGGCAAAGGGACGAGAGGAAGGAGGACGGAGGGGGAGGAGAGCCGGCAGCACACGGCGTGAAGGgcacagggagcagagaggggtcTCCTCCCACCCATGAACAGCAGGCTCAGAGCGAGGGGCCCGCCGCCTCCTGGCTGACCCTGCACCCCTGTCTACTTCCAGTGTGGCTGACAGTGCAGAGGGTGACCCAATGGGACCTTACAGTGATTAAGTGGTCCTGCCTTAACACTTCTTAAATATGCAAACAGAATAGACTAGAATAAAAACATCAGTTTACTTACTGCACACAATATGAAAGTATTTTTCATGaggatttttttcagttacacaCACAGAGTTACTGAGTCTCGACCCAAAATAACCCCATATCCGTGGGCTGTGAGCAGGGAAGGTGAGGTGCCACTGCCCAGCAGGGCCCTCTGCAGGGCCTCTCCCTGCCAtcgcctccctctgcccctcaggcGTACACAGTCCGCCCCGGCCTCTGGTTCTTCCGCTCGCTAACACGGAGGTGCCAGACCACACGCCGTTTACAACCACTCCAGTACCTACACCGCGCTCAGACATGGTCTCTGCGTGGTGTTCCAGGAGTACGGACTCCAGGAAGTGGTCTCCGGCCGGCCGCTGGGCCAGCCGCATCTCCTGGCGGAGACTCAACCACGCGTCTCTAGTGTTTGGCGCCATCAAGCTACCTACAACTCCCCAAGTGCATCCCGACCCCCTCTCTCATCCACGGTGCTCGCAGTTCCAACtgaaatgccccccccccccccacggtaCTCCTGTCTGTCCTACGAGACACAGTGCCACCTGAGCGTGCTTCATTCCGAGTTCAGACAGGTGAGAGTAACACACATTCTGTCCACCTGAGCATCCTCGCTCTGAACACAGTATCTGCACAGAGTAGGCTGCCAGCACATTCTGTGTAACCCTGGGCTCACGACCCGGAGACCGTCACACCGGAAACCAGCTCGGGCAGCCGGAGATCATGTGTCTCTGCCAGCAGCCAACCACCCGCTCAGCCCCTGTGTGCAACAGCGAAGGTTCCTGAGCACGACACGCTTACTTACTGGGCCCGCCGctggtgaggggagagagggctcCCCACCAGGTCCACtgcagcagggccctgggcagccaggcCGCTAGCCGCTCTTCCgtgcgcgcgcgcacgcacacacacacacacacacacactccccgtGTGAAGGCAGAGGTCAAGAGGGCGGGCAGTCGGAGGAGCAGACGGTTTGAGCATCAGGTCCCGAGGCTCAGGCTGAGCCAAGAGCTCCCGGCTTACCTGTCAGCGTCCCTGGAGTATTTCATCCGTTTTCTTTCTGGAGAGTCAAAAGACTGAAGCTTTTCTCTGCGGTCGTTCCCTCTTTCTTTAAACTTCCCCTGTTGGTGAGCAGAAGAACCAATCTGAGATCTCCCTCCAAGGGGACAGAAAAGTGGGGGAGCTTCCCTTTACTCCTGACATTTCTCCGGATGTGAAGGGAGTTCAGCCCGAAGTCCCGGAAGCTCGCTCCCTCACACACTCCTCCCGTGGGAGCAGCGGCTCCTTGGACAGCCGGGTTGGGTCGGGAGGAGGCGGTGTGCCGGGATCAGCGTCTCCTCCtcggaagaggaggaagagctcCCCAACAGGCCAGCACAGGCGGCCTCCGAACCATCCCAGCAGACCTGTCCTGGACCAGTGCAGCTGGAGGCCGGGCAGGTGAGCCTGGCTCACCGGGTGGTGTGGGGGCAGTGCACCTGGCTCTCACAGGCCGCCACCTGTGCCCGCAGCTGGAGGCCGGCGCTTCAgcagccctgccccacacccctcaCCGGGCTTTCACAAGCTCGGCAGGAAGAGGAGTGCTCCTCACTCGGTCTACTCAGAGACCCCTGCAGcaccttttaaaaaagcatcaacTCCATCAAGGTGTCATTTATAAATTGTAAAATGCACCCATTTTAACGTAGTTGGACGAGTTGTGAGAAGGGTACACAGCATCTTTCAGGGCCTCCTCGTTCTCCGTCGTCGCGGCCGCCGGGGACTCCCGCCCCGGAAAGCAGAGGCAGGGTGGCAGCAGGCCACCAGCGCTCACCTGCCGCTCTCTCCTCTCCAGGTAGGCGAGCTCCTGCTCCGACTGCTTTATCTTCCGGTGGATCTCCAGGTTTTGCTGAGAAGAGAAGGAGTGCTGAGTACAGGGCCGGAACAAGCCTCCTGGAAACGCCTCCAGCCCGTCCCATGGCCACTCCGGGACAGCAGCCCCTCTCCCTGACCAGCCCTGCTGAGCGGCCTGCCACCGTGCCCTGCGAGCTACAGTCACTAAGCGCTCTTGCTGAGGCTCAGGTTGCAACGCTGCCTGCTCACACAGAGTAGTTACGTGGTGTGGCACCAGAGGAAACTTCACTTCTGTCTCAAGTGTAAAAGACACAGATCTGGTTTACATCTCTTTATCTAAGACAAAAGTTGTGGGAGAGGCGAATTCGAGCATACCAGGGAAGAAAGCCAAACGCCCACATGCTCTGCCTGCCACCACAGCTGCCACCCCCATCCTCAGACACTGGTCACTTTCAAGCCCCCCGGAGAAACGGTAAAAGAAACCCCAAGGGCCTCAGAAAACAAACAGACTGTTCTAGAGTCTCCCACGCCTTAAGGGCCGCACAGAGGCCCTCAGGCACACAGGGTGAGGAGCTGCGCGGAGAGGGCTCTCTGCACTCTGTAAGGAAAGGACAACCACTGCACCTACTTCCCGTTGCCCAGGGAGCGCTTCCACTTGTGGGGTCACCAGGCGGCCAGTTCCTCTTCCCCGACAACTACTTTCTACCCTGTTAGCCGTTTATTAGCATTTCATCAGAAAGCTGAAATTTAAACGTTAGTCTGATGACTCAGAGTTTGAAAAGACCGAAGGGACTCAGAGGTCGTCTGTGGCAGGGACTGTCAGAAGTGTCCCTGAATCCTGGGAGCTTTGCAGAGCCTCCAGAGgcagctgggggaaggggcgTGCTTATTACAAAGTCAGAGCTTCTCGGCTTCTGGCCACACGAGACAGGGTCCTGCACCAAGGGAGAGTCCAAATCcaccccctcacctgcccccGCAGCATCTGCTACAGAAGGAGTCTGAAACGAACCCCTCTGCAGCACGAGCCCACCTATGGGGCTCCACCTGCCCAGAGCCTGGCTCCCGGGTCGGCATGTATCAATGGGAAGGTTGGTGTGTGTCTGTCTGACCCCCGAGACCAGCCGCTGTGCCCTGGCTCACAGCAGCGACTCCCTACGTGAGGAGACGGCGGAACGTGACCCACCGGGGGAAACCGGCACCACATGGCTGCCGGAGCCAGATGGCACCAGGGGACGCCTGCAAGTGCCGGGGAAGAGGAGGGGCCTATCTGAGCTCTGGGTAACGACGGGGCTAAGGTGAGAAACCCAGCAAGTGAGTCACCCACTCCACaagccccttcccccctcccgcccccaccccagctccagcgCAGGCTCCAGGTTGGGCGCCCCAGCCGCTGCCCGCCTTGGGTCTGAAGTTTCTGGAAGGCGGGCACAGCTTCAACACAAAGCGACTCATCACGAACAACAGGTGGAGGGACAACTGACCCCTGACGTGTGGACCGGCTGAGTTACTGGATCTGGGGATGATGATACAGGCCGAGGAAGGACAGCCTGCACTTCCTGTGCCCCGAGATGCTCCCCGCTCTCTCAAGTCCGAAGGTCAGGGCCCCGTCCCCCAGTACCTTGTGCAGGTCCGAGAGCTGCTGGTGTTTGATCAGAACTTCTTTGTTGGGGAACTGCCTTCTGCAGAGCAGACAGGCCAGCTTGTTCCAGTCCGTGAGTTTGTCTTCCTCGCTCTCCTTCTTGGCCGCCGACTCGTCccgctgctggggctgctgcGCGGAGCGGGGCTGCGGCGGAGggggctgctcctcctcctcgtcctcctcgtAGTCGCTGTCGCCTCCGTACTCCCCCAGGAGGCCGATCAGCGGGTTTACCACCTTGGGCTGCGAGGAGAGGGCCAGGGTCAACACCACACTCAGCCTCACTCTGGGGCCGGTTTTCTAGACGTGCTGTTATGGGcatctcatttcttctttcagttgGAACAGTGAGCTGGGTTCAGTACAGGCCCATGGACCCCAGTGCTCCCTTCCCAAGTGGGGGCGACATGGATGGAGCCCGATGTTCCGCCTGCTCACGGGGTGCGAGCCCGACTagctccctggggaggggctgtAGCCACAGAAcggtggagaggagagaaaggggagctgAAGTAGAGCACAGAGAAGGAGTCACGAAGTTACACGTtacaaagaggaagagagagcaacCATCTCCAGGTCGCTGTAAccatggagaaaaggaaagagaaattttatGAAGGCTGCAGTGACCCCTAGGGACTAGTGCAACGGAAGAATAGCGCTCAGGTGGACAGATGGGGCCCCTTAGCAAGGGAGGGCCAAGGCGGGTCGGCACTGACGTGTTACAGTGAATTGGATTACTAACGCCGAGTGGGCAGAGTACTGACCAACAGCTTACAGGAAGCTGTTAAGCAATGATGCATGGTCATTGTCTTATgatcaataaaaagtaaaaaagaaaaaaaaagaaagaagactacTACtgctatatatctatatttaatcTGAATCACATGATTAGATTGAGACTGTTATTATTTTAGGCACCTAAAAAATGGGTACCAACAACAATCAATTCGAAATGGATTGAGTACTTATATGTTAGAttcaaaaccatgaaaatcctagcagaaaacagGGCCATACAATTTAAGACATtcctcacagcaatatttttttctactgtatCTCCTTgcgcaagggaaacaaaagcgaAAGTAAACAGATGGGACTAGGTCAATTGGAAAGTACGTGCACAGCCAAGGAAACCACCACAAGGTGAAAAGACAAACGACTTTACAGGGAACATACTTGCTGAtccatctgataaggggttaacatccaacaTCTGTAAGAACTTATATATAACTCAACACCCACAAAAAAAGTCTAATTTAAAAACAGGCCGAGGACCGGAACAGACGCTCCCccaaagaggacacagagatgaCGGACAGACACAGGAAAGGACGCTCCGGTCGCCCGTCACCAGACAGACGCACACGGAAACCGCGGGGAGATCCGCCCCACGCCTGTCGGCAGGGCTGGCAACAGTAAACCCGCAGACGGCACGCGCCGGCCAGGACGTGGACGAAAGGGCGCCCTAGTGccctgtcggtgggaatgcagacggagcagccactgtggaaaacggcatggagttccctcaaaaaatgaaagacGGAACTGCCTGATGGCCCAGAGATTCCCCTTCTGGGACTGTATCTGAGGAAGCCTGAAAGACTGATTCAAGAGAGTACCTGCACCCCGTGTTCACCGCGGCGCTATTGACAACAGCCACGcagccaccccacccacctctgagAGAGTCTTATGGGGTCTCCACAAGGATCCTCCAGAGGAAATATTAGGGCCAGAAAAAAATGGGTTTCCTTGGTCGTTTAAAAGAGAATTAACAAGACCAAGACTAAATATAAGTTAAAAAGAGCCAGGCCTTCCCCGATCTGGTGGGAAcggagcagggtggagggaaagaggACAGAAACCTGGCTCCGGCCCTCCGGTCTTCCCCGTGAGAAGACAGTTCCGTCAcgcgtgtgtgtgtctgtgaggcgGACAGAACCACCGTGGAAGTGAGGCCCAGAACCTCCTCCCCGACGGGAcccgcccggccccggccccggccccagcccagggcagcagcccaGCCTCACCGGCGGCGGACTCTCCTCCTTCTTCACGGTGGGAGGCAGGGGCTTCTTGAAGACGTCCTCTAGGGGCGCTGTCCCCTCACCCGCATTTTCCTGAAACTGACAAAATTCAAGGCAATTCTCAAACGATACTCGTACAAGTTAGGTTGAGAGCTGTTGCTATGATTTCAAAATTGGTACATACTGCATGATAACTATATGTCAGGAAGATGATACGTTCATACACACTATCTGCAGCTTTTACTGCAATCCTCCTATACAGGCATTAATATCCTCATTCTTGAAATGACTGAGAGTATGGTTAGAGCAAATAAGTAGCAAAAGCAAACACCAAATACTAAGCAGATGTCACTCCCAAGTCTAAATTCTCAGATAtattcccccccccgcccctcggcAAACCAAGCagtattcaaggaaaaaaaagacaagttacAAACTGAACCACAACATTCATCCCTTTTCACTAACATGTCAGGATACATGAAATACAATTCTTTGGAGAATAATCTGACTTTATGCCAGGAGACAGGAAACGGTTTAAGAGGAGAAATCAAATCCTGAGTGCTATGCATCATGACAGTAAGAGATCGGAAAGAAGGGACAAGCAACGCCAGAATGAGGAGGAAAGCAGGGCACAGCTCTACTGAGTTTTCACCAGGTGGGCGTTAAGGTAACAACTTGGAAATACCACAGAAACAAGGACGAGGACCCATGATAGAATACAAAGCGAACGGAGACCACCACACGGTGCCCCCGCTGCATACAGCCGGCCCACAGGCCTGTGCGTGCAGGCGGCAGCGCCAAGAAGGGGAGGGAGCCCACGGAACCGTGTGCGGGGCTCAGGCCGGGCCACTCTGCCCTGCCACCCCTGGTTCCTGCGCTCGTGGGAGTGAgcctgccctgggaggcaggggggcTGCCTGCTTCTCTGGCCGTCTGACACCTCGAACGCAGCCGTTCTCTGCCACGACCCCTGTACTCTCATCTGTGAATACACGGGGAAAAGAGAGCAGATCCCAAGTCCTCTCACCCTGGCCGCTCCTCGGTCTTTCTTCTCCTTGCCTTCTCTTTTGGATGTCTCCTTCTTGCTGCTTGACTTCTGACCGGCTGATGACTTCTCCTTGCTCTCCTCTTCCTCGGGCGACCCCGGCTCCTGGGGCACGTAGACTTCTTGCTGCAGTGCGGTTGGAGACAGGTAAGTCCCCAGAATGCCTCCCTCTCCCGGGAGTCCAGGTCCAGGGAGCACAGTCCCTCCGGGGGAAAGAGCAGCTCGCTCACTCCCGAGTCCGAGAGGAGACCGCAGCAAACCACCTAACACTCCACTCGGGGGCCAGGGCGCGTCCAGGCCGCGCACTGTCCCTTCCTCCAAGAGCAGCGCTGGTCTTACCTGTCAGGCCACAAGGCACTGGCTTTCCAGAGGCAACAGTTAACATAAAGGTCATCATCTTTAAAATCCGCCTGAATAAATACAACTCAACAGAAGATCTGGACTTTTTAAAACACCACATTAGACATGAGGTGCAGGTAGTCAAAGCAGCTGCCTGGATCGGAGAAATACTCAGTTTCCGTGGGTTTAAACCTTTCCAACTTTTCACGTAATGAGCAACCAGACAATCCAGGGGACGAAATCTTCAAAGTAACAAATTACAGGCACTCTTCCCAAAAGACTCACTGACAAAGTAAACAGAGACACAAACTCACCTGGGTATTGGGGTCATAATAGGTTCCCGCCAAGGGGTCGTAATAGTAGCCCGTGGCAGAGTCGTATATGTAGCAGTCCGAGGACGCTGCAGGGAATATAAAGCCAGAGGCCGTGTGGGTCCCGCCCGCGAGGCCCTCACTGGGACCCACGAGCACAGCCCAGGAATGGGGCCGGCAGCCTCCACGGGAGCCAGCCCTGTGGGCGGCACTCTCTGAAACAGCACCCTTCTCGCAAACTTGGCGATCACAAAAATTTCAATTAAGGAGTAGTCAagccaaaaaaccaaaacaaccaccccacaataaaaataaaacaaaggtcactcacactgttgtccttgtcgaTTTGAATCTGAAGACCAGTCTGAATTTCTGCCACCTCCCCTCCTATCTCGGAAATACTTTTTACCCTATCACAGAAAGGCAAGTTAAGATAATGGACCTTCTGACAGCCGTCCCCCCCGACAGACACCCACTGGAGAGGAGTCCTAACCGCTCTCTCAGTCCCTTGAGAACTTCAACAGAGCACTGACTCCCCAGCCGCCAACGCCTACCTGATAGTAGTGCATGTGGTCGGAGTGGTCCCCAGAGTCATTTctgcaacaaacaaaacaacatgaCACGCGCCTGCGGCCAAAGTCACTTGAGAAGCGCCCAGCCCTACAGACTGGCCAAGCAACTCTCTTGCCCCCATTCTGCAGGGaaggcccccccccgcccccagcaagcAGTCCTGCTGGTGCAGAGTCCTGCACGGAGGAGCAGCGGGACTTCTGCGGAACCATCCGATGGTGCAGAGCTACCGGGCTGAGGGAGCAGGCCCAGACCCCCCAGCCCTGCAACCCGGCCTCTCTGATGCGGCAGCCACGCCCCAGTCACCACTCCTGGGCCAGGACGGGTGAGAGAGTGCAGGAGTCAGACTTCTCGGGGCCACGGGGCATGAAGTTTCCTCCCAAGTCCTGGGCGGGTGGAGGTGGCACAAGGACACCCCCGCCTCACCTTCGCTTCCCAGTGGCCAGGTTCACAGCTACCATCTTCCCATCGATGCTGAACGGTGGGTCCAGGTTCTGCAAGATCTTCACCACCCGAAGAGCTTCCTGGGAAAGCGAAGACTTGCGTGAACCCAAGGAGAGAAACGGCCATGTCCTCCGAGAGAGACCCAGGCAAGTACTGGACCCCTCTGCTACACGGTACTGCGGGCCACAGCTGTGATAGGGAGGGCGCACTGGCCGGAGAGGTTTCCAGTGACGGGCGCTCAGAGTGGGCGGGGAAGCCGTCAGTTTCCCTTTGAATCGGAGAAGATTTGACTGTGATAAGCACCCTCTTCTGTTCCCGAAGGGAAG
This DNA window, taken from Phyllostomus discolor isolate MPI-MPIP mPhyDis1 chromosome 7, mPhyDis1.pri.v3, whole genome shotgun sequence, encodes the following:
- the RBM6 gene encoding RNA-binding protein 6 isoform X3; the encoded protein is MIRDKEVTLEYVPSPDFWYCKRCKASIGGHRSSCSFCKCPREVAESKQDLVSYPQPQKTPIPAPSEKPPSQAPKSTDKEPEPKKREEGQEPRLGHPKREAERYLPPRREGLSFRRDRDKEPWSGETRQDGESKTIMLKRIYRSTPPEVIVEVLEPYVHLTTANVRIIKNRTGPMGHTYGFIDLDSHAEALRVVKILQNLDPPFSIDGKMVAVNLATGKRRNDSGDHSDHMHYYQGKKYFRDRRGGGRNSDWSSDSNRQGQQSSSDCYIYDSATGYYYDPLAGTYYDPNTQQEVYVPQEPGSPEEEESKEKSSAGQKSSSKKETSKREGKEKKDRGAARFQENAGEGTAPLEDVFKKPLPPTVKKEESPPPPKVVNPLIGLLGEYGGDSDYEEDEEEEQPPPPQPRSAQQPQQRDESAAKKESEEDKLTDWNKLACLLCRRQFPNKEVLIKHQQLSDLHKQNLEIHRKIKQSEQELAYLERRERQGKFKERGNDRREKLQSFDSPERKRMKYSRDADSDRRPAGREGPDDGGKGGCAQQAAAWRKGAGLGSGHPGLASAEETEGRPRGPSAGAPGRPGKRQSNETYRDAVRRVMFARYKELD